From the genome of Anopheles moucheti chromosome 3, idAnoMoucSN_F20_07, whole genome shotgun sequence, one region includes:
- the LOC128300311 gene encoding uncharacterized protein LOC128300311 — translation MGPVDRPTTTSRPPSAVHVRRPTTLAQCTSVGVTMCLLLLTATVVQTGPVIRSRRMIREIYVENSAASPAVPESTSSEVPTSSSNNATASDMCLYDGSYIERSAIACEKKHGCRAIQKTGECCPDYQCECQRDGKTYTNGEKVFDPNTPCRACYCQGGEITCSEVSCYKRNDCDPKYIPGRCCPEYDNCPPLENFKITESSKNTKDAVDAERHDEETNEVKGNYAAEAEDLAGLQKQQTSTTTTTLPPAVTPSMANDNPLGIKIKEITKAEEIRLTDNRPSAEEQQQQQQQLIASRETTAQPSSTQSEELVNLEHLDVNVPDDDGENGTKIVRHTDGDGMRSDLEEEMKDSSVSEESLKTTSAENRLESNEASTVGSVSSTLSESDEWMDVKEFADSSTWSSSSFAISTPTQAPSLAPSTSGPLPRDEEVVSEGNMKPSKQDNALPAVVQIGDKLVIVDHNQPKPITVIQVEEVEGLQRGEDDSVYDQEMYTERSLPAAVEGGRESSKKLKLHHSADLEQETLSTQADSSAAYETVYHSGSTEHAGGGSSEEIFETQLYTEGPEDAAVSAERNDTQQGEPLSVSREEFLHMGDSQEPAKIQLEEEHTTASAAVIGSSTSYSSMEEGSTTMSDLPVSLSSEASGDEMIYDTHFYTEGPSASSEDHGPTLGTGSEETSTAGYIPRHPAPVADELAPQHETYIEDNEHELIHPGFQPIPEDFSLPQLDQPAMDMEMEHHAASPKDAPAKQEKILSGVLDLKHNMTSTTSAPLSSSESSNVEGVPSSQEETSNSPAWLKEDPQPQLRSPGEPLLIPEWERKNGTGGSSNSSSEEELDQEASGAGSAPSDFQVLKMGSEEYVDAGEGSGSAPSTPTTTSAKTSMAENRSEEEEDEGKAKEPISGGLELGSVANSLLDIDSPASTNATDDQSDSVKHNPKNDVESLKYDEDENNATAEEVIPKKVQQLEPSEREVTGGVHAPTLTSV, via the exons ATGGGACCGGTAGATAGACCGACCACCACCAGCCGCCCACCGTCGGCGGTGCACGTCCGGCGTCCCACGACGCTGGCACAATGTACATCGGTCGGTGTAACGATGTGTCTATTGCTTCTCACAGCGACCGTCGTACAGACAG GGCCTGTGATCCGATCACGGCGCATGATTCGCGAGATTTACGTCGAAAACTCAGCAGCATCGCCGGCGGTGCCGGAAAGTACTTCCTCGGAAGTTCCCACCAGCAGTAGCAACAACG caacagcaagtgACATGTGCCTATACGATGGTTCCTACATTGAGCGATCAGCGATAGCATGCGAGAAGAAGCACGGTTGCCGTGCGATTCAGAAGACCGGTGAATGCTGTCCGGATTATCAGTGTG AGTGTCAACGAGACGGCAAAACGTATACCAATGGTGAGAAAGTCTTCGACCCGAATACCCCGTGCCGTGCCTGTTATTGCCAGG GCGGCGAAATAACCTGCAGTGAGGTGAGCTGCTACAAACGCAACGACTGTGACCCGAAGTACATCCCTGGTCGGTGCTGTCCCGAGTACGATAATTGTCCTCCGCTAG aaaatttcaaaattacCGAGTCGAGCAAGAATACAAAGGATGCAGTCGATGCCGAGCGGCACGATGAAGAAACGAACGAGGTGAAGGGAAACTATGCGGCCGAGGCGGAAGACCTGGCAGGACttcaaaagcaacaaacatcgacaacgacgacgacgcttCCACCAGCCGTTACGCCATCGATGGCCAACGATAACCCACTCGGTATCAAGATCAAAGAAATCACTAAAGCGGAAGAAATTCGTCTGACCGACAATCGTCCCAGCGCGgaagaacagcagcagcagcaacagcaattgATAGCTAGCCGTGAAACAACCGCCCAGCCATCTTCAACGCAAAGTGAGGAGCTCGTGAATCTCGAACACTTAGACGTCAATGTACCGGACGACGATGGCGAAAATGGGACGAAAATTGTCCGCCACACTGATGGCGATGGGATGCGATCGGATCTAGAAGAAGAGATGAAGGATTCCAGTGTAAGCGAAGAATCGCTGAAAACTACTTCAGCGGAAAATCGACTAGAATCGAACGAAGCATCAACCGTTGGTTCGGTGTCATCGACCTTATCCGAATCGGACGAATGGATGGATGTGAAGGAATTTGCCGACTCGTCTACCTGGTCTTCAAGTTCATTCGCTATCAGCACCCCCACTCAAGCACCCTCATTGGCACCCTCAACCAGTGGACCCCTACCACGTGACGAAGAAGTCGTGTCCGAGGGTAACATGAAGCCATCGAAGCAGGATAACGCCCTACCGGCCGTAGTACAGATTGGCGATAAACTTGTGATTGTAGATCATAACCAGCCGAAACCCATCACCGTGATACAAGTAGAGGAGGTGGAGGGCTTACAGCGAGGGGAAGACGATAGTGTGTACGACCAGGAGATGTACACTGAGCGCAGTCTTCCTGCAGCAGTCGAGGGTGGACGAGAATCATCAAAGAAACTAAAGCTGCACCATTCGGCCGATTTAGAACAGGAAACGCTATCAACCCAGGCGGATTCTAGCGCGGCTTATGAAACGGTCTACCATTCTGGATCCACGGAACACGCTGGAGGTGGCTCGTCTGAGGAGATTTTTGAAACGCAACTGTACACCGAAGGACCGGAGGATGCCGCTGTTTCGGCGGAACGAAACGATACACAGCAGGGAGAACCATTGTCGGTGAGCAGAGAAGAGTTTCTTCACATGGGAGACTCCCAAGAACCAGCAAAGATTCAGCTGGAAGAAGAACACACGACTGCGAGTGCTGCCGTCATTGGATCCAGTACGTCCTATAGCAGCATGGAGGAGGGCAGTACAACAATGTCTGACCTTCCAGTTTCCCTAAGCTCCGAAGCGTCAGGCGATGAGATGATCTACGATACTCATTTTTACACCGAAGGACCAAGCGCATCTTCTGAGGATCATGGACCAACGCTTGGAACCGGTTCGGAAGAAACGTCAACTGCTGGTTATATTCCGCGCCATCCTGCTCCCGTAGCGGACGAGTTGGCTCCTCAGCACGAAACCTACATTGAAGATAACGAGCATGAACTCATTCACCCGGGATTTCAGCCTATCCCGGAGGATTTCAGTCTACCCCAACTGGACCAACCGGCCATGGACATGGAAATGGAACATCATGCTGCATCTCCCAAAGATGCTCCAgcgaagcaagaaaaaattCTCTCAGGAGTGCTAGATTTGAAGCACAATATGACCTCCACAACTTCAGCTCCATTGAGCAGCTCGGAGTCTTCCAATGTGGAAGGTGTTCCATCAAGTCAGGAAGAAACGTCAAACTCTCCCGCTTGGTTGAAGGAAGATCCGCAGCCTCAGTTGAGATCACCTGGCGAACCGCTTCTGATTCCCGAGTGGGAACGGAAGAATGGTACGGGCGGCAGTAGCAATAGCTCCTCGGAGGAAGAACTGGATCAGGAGGCCAGTGGAGCCGGTAGTGCACCCAGTGATTTCCAAGTGCTCAAGATGGGCTCGGAAGAGTACGTAGATGCTGGTGAGGGTAGTGGGTCAGCACCCTCAACACCTACCACTACATCGGCAAAGACATCAATGGCCGAAAATCGTTCGGAAGAAGAAGAGGACGAAGGTAAGGCGAAGGAACCAATATCTGGTGGGCTGGAATTAGGCTCTGTGGCAAATTCTCTGCTCGATATCGATTCTCCAGCGTCGACAAACGCCACAGACGACCAGTCGGACAGCGTCAAGCATAATCCAAAGAACGATGTGGAGAGTTTGAAGTATGATGAAGACGAAAACAATGCCACTGCGGAAGAAGTCATCCCGAAGAAGGTACAGCAACTGGAACCAAGTGAACGAGAAGTGACTGGCGGTGTACATGCGCCCACGCTGACTAGCGTCTGA